The following are from one region of the Hyla sarda isolate aHylSar1 chromosome 6, aHylSar1.hap1, whole genome shotgun sequence genome:
- the RHOA gene encoding transforming protein RhoA isoform X1, translating into MMQRLMCLMSKRAESVIVSKLMAAIRKKLVIVGDGACGKTCLLIVFSKDQFPEVYVPTVFENYVADIEVDGKQVELALWDTAGQEDYDRLRPLSYPDTDVILMCFSIDSPDSLENIPEKWTPEVKHFCPNVPIILVGNKKDLRNDEHTRRELTKMKQEPVKPEEGRDMANRISAYGYMECSAKTKDGVREVFELATRAALQARRGKKKTTCLLI; encoded by the exons TGATGGCAGCCATTCGTAAGAAACTTGTGATTGTCGGTGATGGAGCGTGTGGAAAAACGTGTCTCCTGATTGTGTTTAGTAAAGACCAGTTTCCAGAGGTCTATGTACCCACAGTGTTTGAAAACTATGTGGCCGATATTGAAGTGGATGGGAAGCAG GTGGAATTGGCCCTTTGGGACACAGCTGGACAGGAAGATTACGACAGGTTGCGGCCCCTGTCTTATCCAGACACAGATGTTATATTAATGTGCTTTTCAATTGACAGTCCAGATAGTTTAG AAAATATCCCAGAGAAATGGACCCCTGAAGTAAAACACTTCTGCCCTAATGTGCCCATTATCCTGGTTGGAAACAAGAAGGATCTGCGCAATGATGAGCACACTCGCCGGGAGCTGACAAAAATGAAGCAG gaacCAGTTAAACCTGAAGAAGGACGTGATATGGCCAACAGGATCTCTGCTTATGGCTACATGGAGTGCTCCGCAAAGACAAAGGACGGCGTCAGGGAAGTGTTTGAGCTGGCCACGCGGGCTGCCTTGCAAGCAAGACGTGGCAAGAAGAAAACTACGTGCCTTCTGATCTAA
- the RHOA gene encoding transforming protein RhoA isoform X2 yields MAAIRKKLVIVGDGACGKTCLLIVFSKDQFPEVYVPTVFENYVADIEVDGKQVELALWDTAGQEDYDRLRPLSYPDTDVILMCFSIDSPDSLENIPEKWTPEVKHFCPNVPIILVGNKKDLRNDEHTRRELTKMKQEPVKPEEGRDMANRISAYGYMECSAKTKDGVREVFELATRAALQARRGKKKTTCLLI; encoded by the exons ATGGCAGCCATTCGTAAGAAACTTGTGATTGTCGGTGATGGAGCGTGTGGAAAAACGTGTCTCCTGATTGTGTTTAGTAAAGACCAGTTTCCAGAGGTCTATGTACCCACAGTGTTTGAAAACTATGTGGCCGATATTGAAGTGGATGGGAAGCAG GTGGAATTGGCCCTTTGGGACACAGCTGGACAGGAAGATTACGACAGGTTGCGGCCCCTGTCTTATCCAGACACAGATGTTATATTAATGTGCTTTTCAATTGACAGTCCAGATAGTTTAG AAAATATCCCAGAGAAATGGACCCCTGAAGTAAAACACTTCTGCCCTAATGTGCCCATTATCCTGGTTGGAAACAAGAAGGATCTGCGCAATGATGAGCACACTCGCCGGGAGCTGACAAAAATGAAGCAG gaacCAGTTAAACCTGAAGAAGGACGTGATATGGCCAACAGGATCTCTGCTTATGGCTACATGGAGTGCTCCGCAAAGACAAAGGACGGCGTCAGGGAAGTGTTTGAGCTGGCCACGCGGGCTGCCTTGCAAGCAAGACGTGGCAAGAAGAAAACTACGTGCCTTCTGATCTAA